A genome region from Panicum virgatum strain AP13 chromosome 4K, P.virgatum_v5, whole genome shotgun sequence includes the following:
- the LOC120704040 gene encoding ER membrane protein complex subunit 7 homolog isoform X1 gives MAASSVRHGHLLLLLLVAAVSACLGAAAAAAAGSPDLTLVSGGSRSGDGYTIAGRIKIDGANVKGFGLPAKTSNTKVILNGGQRVTFARPDGYFAFHNVPAGTHLIEVSSIGYFFSPVRVDISARNPGYIQAALTETRRVLNELVLEPLKEEQYYEVREPFSVMSLLKSPMGLMVGFMVLMVFVMPKMMENIDPEEMKQAQEQMRNNPVSFSSLLARAQG, from the exons ttgcctcggcgccgctgccgccgccgctgctgg CTCTCCCGATTTGACTCTGGTTTCTGGTGGTTCTAGATCTGGCGACGGGTACACGATCGCTGGCCGCATCAAGATCGATG GCGCGAATGTGAAGGGCTTTGGTCTTCCAGCTAAGACATCAAACACAAAAGTGATACTTAATGGTGGTCAGAGGGTTACATTTGCCAGGCCAGATGGCTACTTTGCTTT CCACAATGTGCCAGCTGGAACCCATTTGATTGAAGTTTCCTCAATCGGTTACTTCTTTTCCCCT GTTCGAGTAGACATCAGTGCAAGGAATCCTGGCTATATTCAAGCAGCATTGACTGAAACCAGAAGAGTTTTAAATGAGCTTGTGCTGGAACCTCTGAAGGAGGAGCAATACTATGAG GTGAGGGAGCCTTTCTCCGTTATGTCACTTCTGAAGAGTCCCATGGGGTTGATGGTCGGTTTTATGGTCCTAATGGTCTTTGTGATgcccaagatgatggagaacatAG ATCCTGAGGAGATGAAGCAAGCTCAAGAACAAATGAGGAACAACCCTGTTTCATTCTCAAGCTTGCTAGCCAGAGCGCAGGGCTAG
- the LOC120704040 gene encoding ER membrane protein complex subunit 7 homolog isoform X2, with protein MAASSVRHGHLLLLLLVAAVSACLGAAAAAAAGSGDGYTIAGRIKIDGANVKGFGLPAKTSNTKVILNGGQRVTFARPDGYFAFHNVPAGTHLIEVSSIGYFFSPVRVDISARNPGYIQAALTETRRVLNELVLEPLKEEQYYEVREPFSVMSLLKSPMGLMVGFMVLMVFVMPKMMENIDPEEMKQAQEQMRNNPVSFSSLLARAQG; from the exons ttgcctcggcgccgctgccgccgccgctgctgg ATCTGGCGACGGGTACACGATCGCTGGCCGCATCAAGATCGATG GCGCGAATGTGAAGGGCTTTGGTCTTCCAGCTAAGACATCAAACACAAAAGTGATACTTAATGGTGGTCAGAGGGTTACATTTGCCAGGCCAGATGGCTACTTTGCTTT CCACAATGTGCCAGCTGGAACCCATTTGATTGAAGTTTCCTCAATCGGTTACTTCTTTTCCCCT GTTCGAGTAGACATCAGTGCAAGGAATCCTGGCTATATTCAAGCAGCATTGACTGAAACCAGAAGAGTTTTAAATGAGCTTGTGCTGGAACCTCTGAAGGAGGAGCAATACTATGAG GTGAGGGAGCCTTTCTCCGTTATGTCACTTCTGAAGAGTCCCATGGGGTTGATGGTCGGTTTTATGGTCCTAATGGTCTTTGTGATgcccaagatgatggagaacatAG ATCCTGAGGAGATGAAGCAAGCTCAAGAACAAATGAGGAACAACCCTGTTTCATTCTCAAGCTTGCTAGCCAGAGCGCAGGGCTAG